A section of the Pseudomonas flavescens genome encodes:
- a CDS encoding isochorismate synthase — MNQEQLLVDARDSFSFTSGDRELAVTGMLQRIETPAIGGENADSAFQKTIAHALDQAREAGQLNPIIVGAIPFDPAEASCLYIPEHAQWQTRNTALSTDVTPLPKLLDQKSIPDEQGFKHAVEHAIVNFHHSDVRKAVLSVQRELLFAKDVDVSAMQDNLRAQNQSGYHFRVPMPDGETLIGVSPELLVHKDGLSFVSNPLAGSIKRMADPHEDRRNADWLAASEKDHYEHRLVIEDIASQLAELCTQLNAPQCPSLISTPALWHLSTRIDATLADPTVSALQLACRLHPTPAVCGFPTERARRLIRFVEPLERGLFTGMVGWCDAQGNGEWVVTIRCGTVKRNRVRLFAGAGIVEASNPDSEWTEVQTKLGTMLRACGLSR; from the coding sequence ATGAACCAGGAGCAGCTGCTTGTTGACGCAAGAGACAGTTTTTCCTTCACCTCAGGTGATCGTGAGCTCGCTGTCACCGGGATGCTGCAAAGGATCGAAACGCCAGCTATTGGCGGCGAAAACGCTGACAGTGCGTTCCAAAAGACCATTGCACATGCACTCGATCAAGCGCGCGAAGCTGGCCAGCTCAACCCGATCATCGTCGGCGCCATTCCTTTCGACCCCGCCGAAGCGTCCTGCCTCTACATCCCCGAACATGCGCAATGGCAAACCCGAAATACCGCCTTATCTACGGATGTCACGCCCCTGCCAAAATTGCTAGACCAAAAAAGCATCCCGGACGAACAGGGCTTCAAACATGCGGTGGAGCACGCCATCGTCAACTTCCACCACAGCGATGTGCGCAAGGCAGTGCTTTCGGTACAACGTGAATTGTTGTTCGCCAAGGATGTCGATGTGAGCGCCATGCAGGACAACCTGCGGGCGCAGAATCAAAGCGGCTATCACTTCCGCGTGCCCATGCCGGACGGTGAGACGCTGATTGGTGTCAGCCCCGAGCTGCTGGTACACAAAGATGGCCTGAGTTTCGTGTCGAACCCCTTGGCAGGTTCGATCAAACGCATGGCCGACCCGCACGAAGATCGTCGCAATGCCGATTGGTTGGCCGCATCGGAAAAGGATCACTACGAGCATCGCCTCGTAATCGAAGACATCGCCAGCCAGCTGGCGGAACTGTGTACGCAACTGAACGCGCCCCAGTGCCCGAGCCTCATCAGCACGCCCGCACTCTGGCACCTCTCGACACGAATCGATGCCACATTGGCAGACCCCACTGTGTCGGCATTGCAGCTGGCTTGCCGCCTGCACCCTACCCCAGCCGTCTGTGGCTTCCCCACAGAACGCGCGCGGCGCCTGATCCGTTTCGTCGAGCCCCTCGAGCGTGGCCTGTTCACCGGCATGGTGGGCTGGTGCGACGCGCAGGGGAACGGCGAATGGGTGGTGACCATCCGTTGCGGCACCGTCAAACGCAATAGGGTCCGCCTGTTCGCCGGAGCAGGCATCGTCGAAGCCTCCAACCCCGACTCCGAGTGGACCGAAGTCCAGACCAAGCTCGGCACCATGCTACGTGCATGTGGTTTGTCTCGTTAA
- a CDS encoding amino acid adenylation domain-containing protein has translation MQAACWVGRTAHASLGRVSAHLYAEFDGHFIELGRLREALERVGLLHPMLRVRINSQGLQTISGMGLAPQLEVEDLCAMTEQEAAHHLLAKRETWTHQQLDLGQEPGARFGVSLLAGDAFRLHVDTDMIAVDPSSFRTLMEDLARFYERPDNEAPHTPSFFDWYDKARADAALKAVHDRDRVWWRERLASVAPAPTLPFIETPPGPARSERLNAWLGPQERQALQRVARERRMTLSTLMMGLFAAVLGTQTGDKTFRLNVPTFWRQPLVDEVERIVGDFANVLILDVDIESAGTLGALCDQLARKMLGLLEHSAYSGVNVMRDLSRHHGSPQLAPVVFTAALDMPGGDLFSARVRRVFGPMNWAISQGPQVALDAQIVCVDDGILINWDIRLDALPLAWVSAFFERFVAVTREVVASSGALDQPLQPRSSAIETPLSALQQAYLLGRGTQVPLGGVAMQEFREYHGRIEVAVLRNRLVAMVERHASLRTRIDAHKLLSYVSDEVQVNLQTIDLTALSRDAAQAHIDACREAYAHGIFELDRSPWDVTIFQLSDDLLTVFVRLDALILDGRSIAALLVELFDGVISEQPVAEDAPEPLDLTDQRKVDALYWKAKLAAVSGAPRLPWRVPLDQVGAARYSRQSRQVPKEVFDVFCKLGARQRLFKNSALMALVLEVLSHWLDEGGLCVAVPVAPPTAGAFANRSSFIAINGGEAQGSFTERAARLQVDVLEGLQHLAFSGVDLARLLFESHGPGPVLPVVITNGFSWPVIAADSPVRLQGGLTQTPQVAMDIRFWANADGALMLDIDYAREALHCAIVSDILDTLEQAVSQIAASGVFAFDCAAIIDKHHYRLNSPVTDARQDRFLARIATHLFNPANQRIAIISGERHISYAELGEGVSRVIAGLKARGLGQGHVAAICLSRSPEHTMVTLACALTGVIWVPIDASAPAERRHYLLENCRPDLVVISVGETAEHPVATPEALLAEPAALPAALNDLSLSDAPAYYLYTSGTTGKPKCVVLCNRATANVIGSTLSHWGVGADDVFMSVTPLHHDMSVFDVFGSLTAGATLVLPGLGEEKDALRWNQLIARHGVTLWCSVPAILEMLLACRGAWSLNSLRVIAQGGDYIKPGVIAELRELLPASRLISLGGPTETTIWSIWHDISADDQAQIPYGRPLPGNGYLVLDAQGAHCPAGVVGRIHTAGVNLALGYLEGGELTQSEFITVIDEQGEAVRAFRSGDCGRYRRDGTLMFASRINGYVKVRGVRVSLPDIEIELIKQPSVKHVLVVDYDEHCQGDVGIGALYVVAEEGAPLSAAQLRQFAREQLPQSHVPTRFMQVEALPLSQNGKPDRHRARSLLMAPTDEAAADSVQSSKVLAIYLSVLGRPPEDGANASVDFISLGLRPQHLKSIATRLREELSVQLSPGQLLRCRNAQDVEALLAAQPA, from the coding sequence ATGCAAGCCGCCTGTTGGGTCGGGCGTACTGCTCATGCGTCTTTAGGGAGAGTTTCGGCTCATCTTTATGCCGAGTTCGATGGCCATTTCATTGAGCTGGGCCGGTTACGCGAAGCCCTCGAGCGAGTAGGTCTGCTGCATCCCATGCTGCGGGTTCGGATAAATTCACAGGGGCTGCAAACCATCTCTGGAATGGGCCTGGCGCCTCAGTTGGAAGTCGAAGACTTGTGCGCCATGACCGAGCAGGAGGCAGCGCATCATCTGCTCGCCAAACGTGAGACGTGGACGCATCAACAACTCGATCTTGGCCAGGAGCCCGGCGCCCGATTCGGCGTGAGTCTCTTGGCGGGCGATGCGTTTCGCCTGCATGTCGACACAGACATGATTGCTGTCGACCCATCAAGCTTCCGCACGCTGATGGAAGATCTCGCACGTTTTTACGAGCGGCCCGATAACGAGGCGCCGCACACGCCGTCATTTTTCGATTGGTACGACAAGGCACGCGCCGACGCCGCACTCAAAGCCGTTCATGATCGTGACCGTGTCTGGTGGCGTGAGCGCTTGGCCAGTGTCGCCCCTGCACCGACATTGCCGTTTATCGAGACCCCGCCCGGACCTGCGCGGAGCGAGCGACTGAACGCTTGGCTGGGCCCGCAAGAACGCCAGGCGCTGCAACGCGTGGCGCGTGAACGTCGAATGACCCTCTCGACCTTGATGATGGGGTTGTTCGCAGCGGTACTTGGGACTCAAACCGGCGACAAGACCTTCCGGCTCAATGTCCCCACGTTTTGGCGCCAGCCATTGGTGGACGAGGTCGAGAGGATAGTGGGCGACTTTGCCAACGTATTGATTCTTGACGTGGACATCGAATCGGCCGGCACGCTGGGCGCGCTGTGCGATCAGTTGGCGAGAAAAATGCTGGGGCTGCTTGAGCACAGCGCCTATAGCGGCGTGAATGTGATGCGCGATCTTTCCCGCCATCATGGTTCGCCGCAACTGGCTCCCGTGGTATTCACCGCCGCGCTGGACATGCCGGGTGGCGACTTGTTTTCGGCGCGTGTACGGCGTGTTTTCGGCCCGATGAACTGGGCTATTTCCCAAGGTCCCCAGGTGGCGCTCGATGCTCAGATTGTCTGCGTCGACGACGGCATACTGATTAACTGGGATATCCGTCTCGATGCGCTGCCGCTGGCGTGGGTGTCGGCTTTTTTCGAGCGTTTCGTGGCGGTCACTCGTGAAGTGGTGGCCAGTTCTGGCGCGCTCGATCAGCCACTGCAGCCGCGCTCCAGCGCCATCGAAACCCCGCTGTCCGCCTTGCAACAGGCCTACCTGCTTGGCCGTGGCACGCAAGTGCCGCTGGGAGGTGTAGCCATGCAGGAGTTTCGTGAGTATCACGGACGCATAGAGGTGGCCGTGCTGCGTAATCGTCTGGTCGCGATGGTCGAGCGCCATGCCAGCCTGCGCACGCGAATCGATGCGCACAAGCTTTTGTCCTATGTCAGTGATGAGGTCCAGGTAAACCTGCAAACCATCGACCTCACAGCGCTGTCGCGCGACGCAGCGCAGGCGCATATCGATGCATGTCGTGAGGCTTATGCGCACGGTATTTTCGAGTTGGATCGTTCACCTTGGGATGTCACCATTTTCCAACTGTCCGATGACCTGTTAACCGTCTTTGTGCGCCTGGATGCACTGATCCTCGACGGTCGCTCCATCGCAGCGTTGCTGGTGGAGTTGTTCGACGGTGTGATCAGCGAGCAACCCGTCGCCGAGGATGCGCCCGAACCACTGGATCTGACCGATCAACGCAAGGTCGATGCGCTCTATTGGAAAGCCAAGCTTGCGGCGGTGAGTGGCGCGCCACGCTTGCCGTGGCGTGTGCCATTGGACCAGGTGGGGGCTGCGCGCTATTCACGCCAGAGTCGGCAGGTGCCCAAAGAGGTATTCGACGTGTTCTGTAAGCTGGGCGCCCGGCAGCGCCTGTTCAAGAACTCGGCTTTGATGGCGCTGGTACTCGAAGTGCTTTCCCATTGGCTCGACGAGGGTGGGTTGTGCGTGGCTGTGCCCGTGGCACCGCCAACTGCTGGCGCTTTCGCCAACCGTTCGAGCTTTATCGCAATCAATGGAGGCGAGGCCCAAGGCAGCTTTACCGAGCGTGCGGCGAGGCTGCAAGTCGATGTGTTGGAAGGGCTTCAGCACCTGGCTTTTTCGGGAGTGGACCTTGCCCGGCTGCTGTTCGAATCCCACGGTCCAGGGCCTGTGCTTCCGGTGGTGATAACCAACGGCTTTTCCTGGCCGGTTATAGCTGCGGACAGCCCCGTGCGCCTGCAGGGCGGGTTGACCCAAACACCCCAGGTCGCCATGGACATTCGCTTTTGGGCCAATGCTGATGGCGCGTTGATGTTGGATATCGACTACGCGCGCGAGGCCCTTCACTGCGCCATTGTCAGCGATATTCTCGACACCCTTGAACAGGCCGTCAGTCAAATTGCAGCGAGCGGCGTTTTTGCCTTTGATTGCGCCGCGATCATCGACAAGCATCACTACCGACTCAACAGCCCGGTCACTGACGCGCGCCAGGACAGGTTCCTGGCTCGGATCGCCACACACCTTTTTAATCCCGCCAACCAGCGTATCGCCATTATCAGCGGCGAACGGCACATCAGCTACGCCGAGCTGGGCGAGGGCGTCTCGCGAGTCATTGCAGGGTTGAAGGCGCGCGGCCTTGGCCAGGGGCATGTGGCCGCTATCTGCCTGTCACGCAGCCCGGAGCACACCATGGTGACGCTCGCCTGTGCGTTGACGGGCGTGATCTGGGTGCCCATCGACGCGTCGGCACCGGCTGAGCGCCGGCATTATCTGCTGGAAAACTGCCGGCCCGATCTGGTGGTCATAAGTGTTGGCGAAACGGCAGAGCATCCGGTAGCGACGCCCGAAGCACTGTTGGCAGAGCCCGCTGCCTTGCCAGCCGCGCTGAATGATCTGTCATTGAGCGACGCGCCAGCGTATTACCTCTATACCTCGGGCACCACCGGCAAGCCCAAATGCGTGGTGCTGTGCAACCGCGCCACGGCCAATGTCATCGGCAGCACATTGTCGCACTGGGGAGTGGGCGCCGACGATGTGTTCATGTCGGTCACTCCGCTACACCACGATATGTCGGTGTTCGATGTCTTCGGCAGCCTGACCGCTGGGGCGACTCTGGTGCTGCCCGGACTCGGCGAGGAAAAGGATGCGCTGCGCTGGAATCAGCTGATTGCCAGGCACGGGGTAACGCTGTGGTGTTCCGTACCGGCCATTCTTGAAATGCTCCTTGCCTGCCGTGGCGCATGGAGTTTGAACAGCCTGCGCGTGATCGCCCAAGGCGGCGACTACATCAAGCCTGGTGTTATCGCAGAGTTGCGCGAGTTGCTGCCGGCTTCACGCCTGATCTCCCTCGGCGGACCGACCGAGACGACTATCTGGAGTATCTGGCACGACATCAGTGCCGATGACCAGGCGCAGATACCCTATGGTCGGCCTCTGCCAGGTAATGGTTATCTGGTACTCGACGCCCAGGGTGCGCACTGCCCGGCAGGCGTTGTCGGCCGGATTCATACCGCGGGCGTCAATCTTGCGCTTGGGTATCTGGAAGGCGGTGAGCTGACGCAGAGTGAGTTCATCACCGTCATCGATGAACAGGGCGAGGCTGTACGCGCGTTTCGTTCCGGTGACTGCGGGCGCTATCGCCGCGACGGCACGTTGATGTTCGCCAGCCGGATCAATGGCTATGTGAAGGTGCGCGGTGTGCGCGTATCGCTGCCCGACATCGAGATCGAGCTGATCAAGCAGCCTTCGGTCAAGCACGTACTGGTGGTGGATTATGACGAGCATTGCCAAGGCGATGTGGGCATTGGTGCCTTGTACGTCGTCGCCGAAGAAGGCGCGCCGCTGAGCGCCGCCCAACTGCGCCAATTCGCGCGCGAGCAGTTGCCGCAGTCTCACGTGCCCACGCGATTCATGCAGGTCGAGGCGCTGCCGCTGTCGCAGAACGGCAAGCCTGACCGCCATCGGGCCCGCAGCTTGCTGATGGCGCCCACTGACGAGGCTGCCGCGGATTCGGTGCAAAGCAGCAAGGTGTTGGCGATCTATCTAAGCGTCTTGGGGCGGCCGCCGGAAGACGGTGCAAATGCCTCGGTCGACTTCATCAGCCTGGGCTTGCGGCCTCAGCATCTGAAGTCCATCGCTACGCGGTTGCGCGAAGAGCTTTCCGTGCAGCTTTCACCTGGGCAATTGCTGCGTTGCCGTAACGCCCAGGACGTTGAAGCACTGCTCGCCGCACAACCTGCATGA
- the basC gene encoding putative histamine N-monooxygenase, giving the protein MDLPIVDVAGVGIGPFNLGLAALLSKHPGTTSIFLDRKAEFRWHEGLLLPGTTLQVPFLADLVTMADPTHELSYLNYLHQHDRLYQFYYYENFQVPRREYDHYCRWASQQLPSCHFGENICDVSYEAGAGLFLIESQSVSGFKRRYASRNLSVGVGTTPLLPQWAQVKSDAPIMHSAEFGKRQAQLAECRRVTVIGSGQSAAECVLALFNDLTPERIAAGASIRWITRSPGFHPMEYSKLGQECFTPSYMEYFHSIPRERRREVVAKQDLLYKGISFSTIADIYDLIYERSIGGSDPGLTLLSNCEVETVEDIDGTFRIAYRHRELDQTSSLEAEAVVVATGYRHTWPRWFERLKGAVLETDEYGDCIVDEDFTARRCDAGAGRIFVQNAEIFQHGVGSPDLGIAAIRNATIANQLLGCQHYRLPRRSSFQRYGMHEN; this is encoded by the coding sequence ATGGATTTACCCATTGTAGATGTCGCCGGTGTCGGTATCGGGCCCTTTAACCTTGGGCTGGCGGCTTTATTGTCCAAGCACCCTGGCACCACCAGCATTTTCCTCGATCGGAAAGCCGAATTCCGCTGGCATGAAGGGCTGCTGTTGCCGGGTACCACGTTACAGGTGCCGTTCTTGGCAGACCTGGTGACGATGGCGGACCCGACCCATGAATTGAGCTATTTGAATTACCTGCACCAGCATGATCGGCTATACCAGTTCTATTATTATGAAAACTTTCAGGTGCCGCGCCGCGAGTATGATCATTACTGCCGTTGGGCATCGCAACAGCTGCCGTCATGCCATTTCGGTGAGAACATTTGTGATGTGAGCTACGAAGCGGGGGCAGGTCTATTCCTGATAGAAAGTCAGTCTGTGTCGGGCTTCAAGCGTCGTTACGCCAGCCGTAACCTTTCGGTGGGCGTTGGCACTACGCCGCTGTTGCCGCAGTGGGCGCAGGTGAAAAGCGATGCGCCGATCATGCACTCGGCAGAGTTCGGCAAACGCCAGGCGCAATTGGCGGAGTGCCGGCGTGTCACAGTGATTGGCTCCGGCCAAAGTGCCGCAGAGTGTGTGCTGGCGTTGTTCAACGATTTGACGCCCGAGCGGATCGCAGCCGGCGCCTCGATTCGCTGGATCACACGCTCACCCGGATTCCATCCGATGGAGTATTCGAAATTGGGGCAAGAATGCTTTACCCCGTCCTACATGGAGTACTTCCACAGTATCCCGCGTGAGCGGCGCCGTGAAGTCGTGGCCAAGCAAGACTTGCTGTACAAGGGCATCAGCTTTTCGACCATCGCCGACATTTACGACCTGATCTATGAACGCTCGATCGGTGGCAGTGATCCAGGCCTGACGTTGCTGTCCAACTGTGAGGTCGAGACGGTCGAAGACATCGATGGTACGTTTCGAATTGCCTATCGGCATCGCGAACTGGATCAGACGAGCAGTCTTGAGGCGGAAGCGGTTGTTGTGGCCACCGGCTACCGGCATACCTGGCCACGGTGGTTTGAACGGCTTAAAGGGGCGGTGCTGGAAACCGATGAGTACGGCGACTGTATAGTGGACGAGGACTTTACCGCACGTCGTTGTGACGCCGGGGCAGGGCGCATTTTTGTGCAGAACGCCGAGATATTCCAGCATGGTGTAGGCTCGCCCGACCTTGGTATTGCAGCCATTCGCAATGCGACCATTGCCAATCAATTGCTCGGTTGCCAGCACTACCGCCTGCCAAGGCGGTCGTCGTTCCAGCGTTATGGGATGCACGAGAATTAG
- a CDS encoding condensation domain-containing protein — MMDFNPDTLSKRSASEYEEHVWLLQQQFPERALKHLKAWEIDADIDLSRLESALRSVVESLPELNARFHFNDDGEVEKVQALDWQSCVERIQPTGDAIQHLLSEQAAAWDAQQQPPFKALIVQTEEAPILALVLHQILDQTCHADELYRRIMDNCAEQPVSDIPPSWFQRHPDNDENANARSAQADNGIIAAIILDEFRETLAEPGICATDDFFDFGGHSLLATRIIGKLLNGHGIEVQFNDFFSAPSAAALASRARIVTRNDAPTAAEGAPSDIQKTPFALAQASLGRAYAAFEFGTIFNLPFAMEFLDKVDETLFEQAFNDLFERHASLRTTFHFEQDEAYQQIVPVAQLPRYKWFWSSNESQNATLQSEAAHQFDLARELPLRVRFIYDARHQRQTLSLLVQHMAIDEWSLNVMMEELAQAYLARAANKTPQWKSPAPSFHEFAVRQQAAGINQQHLDYWTSMLRDAPRGLTLPSSEHQPDVPATQASTKAEWFEIKPNQSTVDQLYAFARQSKASLFGVIYSAIALSLHKVGGLKDLVIGTSASGRTDPAFYDTVGYFTTMVAHRVQFDTQQTVGEMIENVSRLINDSMAYADVPMEQIQTALGMTPTDGLLFDVYIQIHANNALNGALSTPDAEVIRYRQIDPDKNQSMFGIQFEIMENTIDGKRSLRLVITYRSDRYSTEQMKRLRVAIEGMLALFSTADAGHITVDHIRV, encoded by the coding sequence ATGATGGACTTCAACCCAGATACGCTGTCGAAACGCTCTGCCAGCGAATACGAGGAACATGTCTGGCTCCTGCAGCAACAATTTCCCGAGCGCGCGCTCAAGCACCTGAAGGCCTGGGAGATTGACGCCGATATTGATCTTTCACGCCTTGAATCGGCCCTCAGATCGGTAGTCGAGTCGCTGCCCGAGCTGAACGCCCGCTTCCACTTCAACGACGACGGTGAAGTCGAAAAAGTCCAGGCACTTGACTGGCAATCCTGCGTCGAGCGCATTCAACCGACAGGCGACGCCATCCAGCACCTGCTCTCTGAGCAGGCGGCGGCGTGGGATGCGCAGCAGCAGCCCCCTTTCAAGGCGTTGATCGTGCAAACCGAAGAGGCGCCGATCCTCGCATTGGTGCTCCATCAGATTCTCGACCAGACCTGCCACGCGGACGAGCTTTATCGCAGGATCATGGACAACTGCGCCGAGCAGCCGGTCAGCGATATCCCGCCCTCTTGGTTCCAGCGTCACCCGGACAACGACGAAAACGCTAACGCACGCTCCGCCCAAGCGGATAACGGCATAATCGCGGCGATAATCCTCGACGAATTTCGCGAAACGCTGGCAGAACCCGGCATCTGCGCGACCGATGATTTCTTCGACTTTGGCGGTCATTCCCTGCTGGCCACCCGCATAATCGGCAAGCTGTTGAACGGCCATGGCATCGAAGTTCAGTTCAATGACTTTTTCAGCGCGCCCTCAGCAGCAGCCTTAGCATCCCGCGCCCGTATCGTCACCCGAAACGATGCGCCAACGGCTGCCGAAGGCGCGCCGTCAGATATACAAAAAACGCCGTTTGCGCTGGCCCAGGCCTCCCTTGGGCGAGCTTACGCAGCATTCGAATTCGGCACGATTTTCAATCTGCCGTTTGCCATGGAGTTCCTCGACAAGGTCGATGAAACGTTATTCGAGCAAGCCTTTAATGATCTGTTCGAGCGCCACGCGAGCCTGCGCACCACGTTTCATTTCGAACAGGATGAGGCCTATCAGCAAATCGTGCCGGTCGCGCAGTTGCCGCGATACAAATGGTTCTGGTCGAGTAATGAAAGCCAGAATGCAACCCTGCAAAGCGAAGCAGCGCATCAGTTCGACCTGGCCCGCGAACTGCCTCTGAGGGTGCGTTTTATTTACGACGCACGACACCAGCGTCAAACCCTGTCGTTGCTGGTGCAGCACATGGCGATTGATGAATGGTCGCTCAACGTGATGATGGAAGAACTGGCCCAGGCGTACCTTGCCCGTGCCGCCAATAAGACGCCGCAGTGGAAAAGCCCGGCTCCTTCATTCCATGAGTTTGCCGTACGCCAGCAGGCAGCCGGGATCAACCAGCAGCACCTCGATTACTGGACGAGCATGCTGCGCGACGCACCCCGCGGCCTGACGCTCCCCTCCTCAGAGCATCAGCCTGACGTACCAGCCACCCAGGCATCGACGAAAGCCGAGTGGTTCGAGATCAAGCCGAATCAGAGCACTGTCGATCAACTCTACGCTTTCGCCCGTCAAAGCAAGGCCTCACTGTTTGGCGTGATCTACTCTGCGATCGCACTCTCGCTACATAAAGTCGGCGGCTTAAAAGACCTGGTGATCGGCACTTCCGCGTCCGGCCGCACCGACCCTGCGTTTTACGACACGGTGGGCTACTTCACCACGATGGTGGCGCATCGCGTGCAGTTCGATACCCAACAGACCGTTGGCGAAATGATCGAAAACGTCAGCCGTTTGATCAACGACTCCATGGCCTACGCCGATGTACCGATGGAGCAGATTCAAACCGCCCTGGGCATGACACCGACCGACGGCCTGCTGTTCGACGTCTACATTCAGATTCACGCCAATAACGCCTTGAATGGCGCCCTGAGCACACCAGATGCTGAAGTAATCCGTTACCGCCAGATTGACCCGGACAAAAACCAGTCGATGTTCGGTATTCAATTCGAGATCATGGAGAATACGATCGACGGCAAACGCTCACTACGCCTGGTGATCACGTACCGATCTGACCGCTACAGCACCGAGCAGATGAAGCGACTGAGAGTCGCGATAGAGGGGATGCTCGCACTGTTTTCAACCGCCGACGCCGGCCACATCACCGTGGACCATATCCGCGTCTGA
- a CDS encoding sigma-70 family RNA polymerase sigma factor yields the protein MDNGAFASKQQFERLYIEHHRWLCSLLRRKLGNSVDAADLAHDTYLNLIRKGRVPSVEDSRCHLTQIAKGLVIDLYRRRHLEANHLEALMQQEESLVPSEETRALAAEALVQIEQALHDKPSKAREALLLCKLHGMCHRDIAAELKVSVSSVEKYIAAGLRACYPYVSTAGL from the coding sequence GTGGACAACGGAGCGTTCGCGTCCAAACAGCAATTTGAACGGCTGTATATCGAGCACCATCGCTGGTTGTGCAGCCTGTTGCGTCGCAAGTTGGGCAATTCGGTGGATGCTGCGGACCTCGCCCATGACACCTATCTCAATCTCATCAGGAAGGGCCGGGTGCCTTCCGTTGAAGACTCCCGGTGCCACCTGACCCAGATCGCCAAAGGCCTGGTGATTGACCTGTACCGTCGTCGCCATCTGGAAGCTAATCACCTCGAAGCTCTGATGCAGCAGGAGGAGTCTCTGGTGCCTTCGGAAGAGACGCGCGCGCTGGCCGCCGAGGCCCTGGTCCAGATCGAACAAGCCCTGCACGACAAACCCTCGAAGGCACGTGAAGCATTACTCCTGTGCAAACTGCATGGCATGTGCCACCGGGATATCGCCGCTGAATTGAAGGTGTCGGTGTCATCCGTCGAAAAGTACATCGCTGCCGGCCTTCGGGCTTGTTACCCCTACGTTTCGACGGCCGGGTTGTGA